A portion of the Phycisphaerales bacterium AB-hyl4 genome contains these proteins:
- a CDS encoding DNA translocase FtsK 4TM domain-containing protein: MARKTKAEKQKQDHWQTYRAIGWAILAGLWLLLGIALYSHDPLDPPTHAYGVPNEQIQNWVGNVGALTSYHIYTMLGPGVWVGMAALAAFLFVTAIGREVTHVPVRALGVAVMVLATSALIGEGLPTLFANHLANPETAGGLVAMLMNDVLVARFALAGTILILAVAWWIGALMAADEWVLALPRAVGRMLLKAREVDLPKPAMSTAVSGAGSAVGGWLSNLSLPWRSSSDDADTATRRRPGRKRRRMEEDDETWIDEDAGGLGGTESFDPNEHQVSEEDEEEDDEEYEYEEEDADDADDDEEYEEEEEDDAADAPAAYLAEKSQFDPDALREKMKRLPINFAPRTSTKNAQEMREPDLTGYQFPGMDLLVEPETGFSAEMEAIVREQAMDLESALKEYKIDGEVVGIDSGPVITLFEVRLAPGTKVSQISAIDSDLARAMKAQNIRIVPNMAGKDTIGIEVPNLKKEKVRLKELMAAMPDAADKMKLPMFLGKDASGNPLISDLAASPHMLIAGTTGSGKSVCMNSIIMSFIYTRRPDELKLVLVDPKMVEMSQFKDIPHLMCPVVTEMAKAAQILEWAVTKMDERYELLAEAGVRDIGSYNGLEWEELKERMEPATEEEEARIPKKLPYMVFVIDELADLMMTNKEVESFIVRIAQKARAVGIHLILATQRPQANVVTGLIKSNLPCRIAMKVASGMDSRIVLDQKGGELLLGHGDMLFLSPRTSKLIRAQGTLVDDAEIRKAVKFLKEIANQHFEPQLVQIRSGDDASVDEEALKDPLFEKAVLVVLESKRGSVSLLQRRLTIGYGRASRLIEAMAAAGILGDHKGSQAREVTITLEEWEAMKAQAEADAAEADAEGTLYEESDEAAEEVDADAEEEFEYEEEEEDDEVPDEFDDEYKR, from the coding sequence ATGGCCAGAAAAACCAAGGCGGAAAAACAGAAGCAGGACCACTGGCAGACCTACCGTGCGATCGGCTGGGCCATCCTCGCCGGCCTGTGGCTGTTGCTGGGCATCGCCCTCTACAGTCACGATCCGCTCGACCCGCCCACGCACGCCTACGGCGTCCCAAATGAGCAGATCCAGAACTGGGTCGGCAACGTCGGCGCACTGACCTCCTACCACATCTACACCATGCTCGGCCCCGGGGTGTGGGTGGGCATGGCGGCGCTGGCGGCGTTCCTGTTTGTCACGGCCATCGGCCGAGAGGTCACGCACGTGCCTGTCCGCGCCTTGGGCGTGGCCGTCATGGTCCTGGCCACCAGCGCCCTGATCGGCGAAGGCCTGCCCACCCTCTTCGCCAACCATCTCGCCAACCCCGAAACCGCCGGCGGCCTGGTCGCCATGCTCATGAATGATGTGCTGGTCGCCCGCTTCGCGCTGGCGGGCACAATTCTCATCCTCGCCGTGGCGTGGTGGATCGGCGCGTTGATGGCGGCGGACGAGTGGGTGCTCGCATTGCCGCGCGCGGTCGGTCGTATGTTGCTCAAGGCCCGCGAGGTCGATCTGCCCAAGCCGGCGATGAGCACCGCGGTGAGCGGCGCGGGCTCGGCGGTCGGCGGTTGGCTATCAAACCTTTCCCTGCCGTGGCGCAGCAGCAGCGATGATGCAGACACCGCCACGCGACGTCGGCCCGGCCGCAAACGCCGGCGCATGGAAGAAGACGACGAAACCTGGATCGACGAAGACGCGGGCGGCCTCGGCGGCACCGAATCGTTCGACCCCAACGAACACCAGGTCAGCGAAGAGGACGAGGAAGAAGACGACGAGGAATACGAGTACGAGGAAGAAGACGCCGACGACGCGGACGATGACGAGGAGTATGAGGAAGAAGAGGAAGACGACGCCGCGGACGCGCCGGCCGCCTACCTCGCCGAGAAGTCGCAGTTCGATCCCGACGCGTTGCGTGAAAAGATGAAGCGGCTGCCCATCAACTTCGCGCCACGCACCAGTACGAAAAACGCGCAGGAGATGCGCGAGCCCGACCTCACCGGCTATCAGTTTCCCGGCATGGATCTGCTCGTCGAGCCGGAGACCGGCTTCTCCGCTGAGATGGAAGCCATCGTCCGCGAACAGGCGATGGACCTTGAATCCGCGCTCAAGGAATACAAGATCGACGGCGAAGTCGTCGGCATTGACTCCGGCCCGGTCATCACGCTCTTTGAAGTCCGCCTCGCGCCGGGCACGAAGGTGAGCCAGATCTCCGCGATCGACTCCGACCTCGCCCGCGCGATGAAGGCGCAGAACATCCGCATCGTGCCCAACATGGCGGGCAAGGACACGATCGGCATCGAAGTGCCCAACCTCAAGAAGGAAAAGGTACGACTGAAAGAACTGATGGCCGCCATGCCCGACGCGGCCGACAAGATGAAGCTGCCGATGTTCCTCGGCAAGGACGCGAGCGGCAATCCGCTGATCAGCGACCTCGCCGCGTCGCCGCACATGCTCATCGCGGGCACGACCGGCTCGGGTAAGTCGGTGTGTATGAACTCGATCATCATGAGCTTCATCTACACCCGTCGGCCGGACGAGCTGAAGCTCGTGCTCGTCGACCCGAAGATGGTCGAGATGAGCCAGTTCAAAGACATCCCCCACCTGATGTGTCCGGTGGTCACGGAGATGGCCAAGGCCGCGCAAATTCTTGAATGGGCCGTGACGAAGATGGACGAGCGGTACGAGCTGCTCGCCGAGGCGGGCGTGCGCGACATCGGCAGCTACAACGGCCTCGAATGGGAAGAGCTCAAGGAGCGCATGGAGCCCGCCACCGAAGAGGAAGAGGCGCGCATCCCCAAGAAGCTGCCTTACATGGTCTTCGTCATCGACGAACTCGCCGACTTGATGATGACCAACAAGGAGGTGGAGAGCTTCATCGTGCGTATCGCGCAGAAGGCGCGTGCGGTGGGCATTCACCTGATCCTCGCCACGCAGCGGCCGCAGGCGAACGTCGTTACGGGCCTGATCAAGTCGAACCTGCCTTGCCGTATCGCGATGAAGGTCGCCAGCGGCATGGACTCGCGCATCGTGCTCGACCAGAAAGGCGGCGAACTGCTGCTCGGCCACGGCGACATGCTCTTCCTCTCGCCGCGCACCAGCAAGCTCATCCGCGCTCAAGGTACGCTGGTGGACGATGCGGAAATTCGCAAGGCAGTCAAGTTCCTCAAGGAAATCGCGAACCAGCACTTCGAGCCGCAGCTCGTGCAGATCCGCTCGGGCGACGACGCCAGCGTGGACGAGGAAGCGCTGAAAGATCCGCTGTTCGAGAAAGCGGTGCTCGTGGTGCTCGAATCGAAGCGTGGCAGCGTTTCACTGCTGCAACGTCGCCTGACCATCGGCTACGGCCGGGCGTCGCGGCTGATCGAAGCGATGGCGGCGGCAGGCATCCTCGGTGATCACAAGGGCAGCCAGGCTCGCGAGGTGACCATCACACTCGAGGAGTGGGAAGCGATGAAGGCCCAGGCCGAGGCCGACGCCGCCGAAGCCGACGCCGAAGGCACGCTGTACGAAGAGTCCGACGAGGCCGCGGAAGAAGTCGACGCTGACGCCGAAGAGGAATTTGAATACGAAGAAGAAGAGGAAGACGACGAAGTGCCCGACGAATTTGATGATGAATACAAGCGGTGA
- a CDS encoding helix-turn-helix transcriptional regulator, whose translation MVRDWVRPGGVRSVGLTPAQTTRLETLMTALRDDFHRPTRLSAMRNEHALLELSMLAMKQVAGRTTASQADHARRKVSQAMAWYAEHLPERPGVADVAAAVHVSPSHLRRLFAQVGRGSPLAAMHRVQVDRACELMSNAGLSLTGIAPRCGYASLSSFSRAFSAQRGVSPTAWRSRVRR comes from the coding sequence TTGGTCCGCGACTGGGTTCGGCCGGGGGGCGTGCGGTCGGTCGGCCTGACGCCTGCTCAGACCACGCGGTTGGAGACGCTGATGACCGCCTTGCGCGACGATTTTCATCGTCCCACTCGGCTCAGCGCGATGCGCAACGAGCATGCGCTGCTTGAACTGTCGATGCTGGCGATGAAGCAGGTCGCCGGCAGGACGACCGCCAGTCAGGCGGACCACGCCCGGCGGAAGGTGTCGCAGGCGATGGCGTGGTACGCGGAGCACCTTCCCGAGCGGCCGGGCGTGGCGGATGTCGCGGCGGCGGTGCATGTCTCACCGAGCCACCTGCGCCGACTGTTCGCGCAGGTGGGGCGGGGTTCACCGCTTGCCGCGATGCATCGTGTGCAGGTCGACCGGGCTTGCGAGTTGATGAGCAACGCGGGCCTGTCGCTGACCGGTATCGCCCCGCGCTGCGGCTATGCCAGCCTCAGCAGCTTTTCACGGGCGTTTTCCGCCCAGCGTGGCGTGAGCCCCACCGCCTGGCGGTCGCGCGTCAGGCGATAA
- a CDS encoding methyltransferase domain-containing protein: MDDPALEPPLLRHALRGLARLNRLSATASTLARALRLHIGNDTRPWRVLDVACGGGDVTLDIQRRLQRAKLPVTLHGCDISHTAIGHAQQCANAAGFDEMRYFHCDVLNDSLPGDYDAMICSLFLHHLDQPAVEHVLRSMARQSRLVIVDDLMRSRTIWIGAWLTTRLVTRSPVVHVDGPRSVQGAFTVDEMRSLAARAGLNDVTIRERFVGRMLMEWVRPSG, translated from the coding sequence ATGGATGACCCTGCCCTCGAACCGCCACTACTCCGCCACGCGCTGCGCGGCCTCGCTCGGCTGAATCGCCTCTCCGCCACTGCCTCCACCCTCGCCCGCGCGCTCAGGCTACACATCGGCAACGACACTCGGCCGTGGCGCGTGCTCGATGTCGCGTGCGGCGGCGGCGACGTGACCCTCGACATCCAACGCCGACTGCAACGCGCAAAGCTGCCCGTCACACTGCACGGCTGCGACATCAGCCACACCGCCATCGGCCACGCGCAACAATGCGCCAACGCCGCTGGTTTCGACGAGATGCGGTACTTCCACTGCGATGTCCTGAACGACTCCCTGCCCGGCGACTACGACGCGATGATCTGCTCGCTGTTTCTACATCACCTCGATCAGCCGGCGGTTGAGCATGTGTTGCGGTCGATGGCTCGGCAGAGTCGGCTGGTCATTGTCGATGACCTGATGCGCAGCCGAACGATCTGGATCGGCGCGTGGCTGACGACGCGTCTGGTCACACGCTCGCCGGTGGTGCACGTTGACGGCCCGCGATCGGTGCAGGGGGCGTTTACCGTGGACGAGATGCGCTCGCTCGCCGCGCGAGCCGGGCTCAATGACGTGACCATCCGCGAGCGATTCGTCGGCCGTATGCTCATGGAGTGGGTACGGCCGAGCGGTTAA
- a CDS encoding NAD(P)/FAD-dependent oxidoreductase, with the protein MTERYDIAIIGAGPAGAMSAYRCAQHGAAVLLVDKARFPRAKTCGGCLGGEAIGVLERAGLATVHRSCDAQPLHALRLATAGRSANVPLAGGFAVSRRRFDHALVQTAVAAGVTFHDDTNAVVSHDNRVMLRHRGDGNNGGASRQVHARVLMVADGIAGTCLADRPGFDWHVARRARVGFGAVLPGVGSGYEPGVIHMAVGRAGYVGVVEVEGGQLDIAAAVDARAMQQLCGPAATAARLLHDAGLPAIDGLNDASWRGTPWLTRHRRRVADDGLLLIGDATGYVEPFTGEGIGWALCSAEAATPLALNAIAKPAMAHRWTKHHRQLFAARHRRCRLIATLLRRPALMRLAVALLDQRPALAHPITRRLALGA; encoded by the coding sequence ATGACCGAACGCTACGACATCGCCATCATCGGCGCAGGCCCGGCCGGGGCGATGTCGGCCTATCGCTGTGCCCAGCACGGCGCGGCGGTGTTGTTGGTCGACAAGGCCCGCTTCCCCCGCGCGAAAACCTGCGGCGGATGTCTTGGCGGCGAAGCGATCGGCGTGCTCGAACGCGCGGGCCTCGCGACTGTGCACCGCAGCTGCGATGCACAGCCGCTGCACGCCCTTCGACTCGCCACCGCCGGACGGTCGGCGAACGTGCCGCTGGCCGGTGGCTTCGCCGTGTCGCGCCGACGGTTCGATCACGCGCTGGTACAGACGGCCGTCGCGGCGGGCGTTACTTTTCATGATGACACCAACGCCGTGGTGAGTCACGACAATCGGGTGATGCTACGTCATCGCGGCGATGGCAACAATGGCGGCGCGTCGCGACAGGTGCACGCTCGTGTGTTGATGGTGGCCGACGGCATTGCGGGCACGTGTCTCGCCGATCGGCCGGGCTTTGACTGGCACGTCGCGCGACGCGCCCGCGTCGGCTTTGGTGCGGTGCTGCCCGGCGTCGGCAGCGGCTACGAGCCGGGCGTGATTCACATGGCGGTCGGCCGAGCGGGATACGTCGGCGTGGTCGAAGTCGAAGGCGGCCAGTTGGATATCGCCGCTGCGGTCGACGCCCGCGCGATGCAGCAACTCTGCGGCCCCGCTGCGACGGCGGCCCGCCTGCTGCACGATGCCGGCCTGCCCGCCATTGATGGGTTAAACGATGCGTCGTGGCGCGGCACGCCGTGGCTGACGAGGCATCGTCGCCGGGTCGCCGACGACGGCCTGCTGCTCATCGGCGACGCGACCGGCTACGTCGAGCCGTTCACCGGCGAAGGCATCGGCTGGGCCCTGTGCAGTGCCGAGGCGGCCACACCACTGGCCCTCAACGCCATCGCCAAGCCCGCCATGGCTCACCGCTGGACGAAGCATCACCGCCAACTGTTCGCCGCCCGCCATCGTCGTTGTCGACTGATCGCCACCCTGCTGCGCCGCCCCGCACTCATGCGGCTGGCCGTCGCTTTGCTCGACCAGCGCCCCGCCCTTGCGCATCCCATCACCCGCCGACTCGCGCTCGGTGCATGA
- a CDS encoding TIGR01777 family oxidoreductase yields the protein MIGTVYATARLCPGQARPEEGKILKQQTYVYRSRFEAPADRVFAWHTRPGAFERLTPPWERVQLVDRQGTIHDGDRTHLRVQTAGVWRDWIAEHRDYVESKQFRDVQVEGPMRRWEHTHLVEPVSDGACMLEDRITYELPMGQLGRLLAGRFTHDKLERMFRYRHAILAQDLAMQNRYATASPQTIAIAGSSGLIGSELVPLLSTAGHKVIRLVRREPKADNEVRWSPDEGHLDLAGLAGVDAVVNLAGESIVGRWTEAKKQRIRDSREKSTRLLAETISKLDPQPSVLVNASAIGFYGDRGDEMLDETSSPGEGFLSEACQAWEASAREAVDAGIRTVFARFGLVLSPKGGALANMLPIFRSGLAGQLGDGQQWWSWVAMDDVIGAVFHALFDESSDAPAGPMNVVSPNAVTNRTFTKTLGKVIRRPTIIPAPRFALHLAFGDMADDAMFASARVQPAVLERTGYEFAQPELEAALRHLLGR from the coding sequence ATGATTGGAACAGTATACGCAACTGCCCGGTTATGCCCGGGGCAGGCCCGACCTGAAGAGGGGAAGATTTTGAAGCAGCAGACGTATGTGTATCGCAGTCGATTCGAAGCCCCAGCCGACCGCGTGTTCGCCTGGCACACCCGGCCGGGCGCGTTTGAACGGCTCACGCCGCCGTGGGAGCGGGTGCAACTGGTCGACCGCCAAGGCACGATCCACGATGGCGACCGTACGCACCTTCGCGTGCAGACGGCTGGCGTGTGGCGGGACTGGATCGCGGAGCATCGCGACTATGTGGAAAGCAAGCAGTTTCGCGATGTGCAGGTGGAAGGCCCGATGCGTCGATGGGAGCACACGCATCTTGTTGAGCCCGTGAGCGACGGCGCGTGTATGCTGGAAGACCGGATCACTTATGAACTGCCGATGGGGCAGCTCGGCCGACTGCTCGCGGGCCGCTTCACGCATGACAAACTCGAGCGTATGTTTCGCTATCGCCACGCTATTCTCGCGCAGGATCTCGCCATGCAAAACCGTTACGCGACCGCCTCGCCGCAGACCATCGCCATCGCCGGTTCAAGTGGGCTCATCGGCTCCGAGCTGGTACCACTGCTGAGCACCGCCGGGCACAAGGTGATCCGCCTAGTACGGCGGGAGCCGAAGGCGGACAATGAAGTTCGCTGGTCGCCGGACGAGGGACATCTGGACCTTGCGGGGTTGGCCGGCGTCGATGCGGTGGTGAACCTGGCGGGCGAGTCGATCGTGGGGCGATGGACCGAGGCGAAGAAGCAGCGTATCCGCGACAGTCGAGAGAAGAGCACGCGCCTGCTCGCTGAAACGATCAGCAAGCTCGACCCGCAGCCGAGCGTACTGGTCAATGCCTCGGCGATCGGATTCTACGGCGACCGCGGCGACGAGATGCTCGACGAAACCAGCTCGCCTGGCGAAGGTTTTCTCTCCGAGGCGTGCCAGGCGTGGGAGGCGTCGGCACGGGAGGCGGTGGACGCGGGCATCCGGACGGTGTTCGCCCGCTTCGGCCTGGTACTTTCGCCCAAAGGCGGGGCGCTCGCGAACATGTTGCCGATCTTCCGTAGCGGGCTCGCGGGACAGCTCGGCGACGGGCAGCAGTGGTGGAGCTGGGTGGCGATGGATGATGTGATCGGCGCGGTTTTCCATGCACTGTTTGATGAATCGTCCGACGCGCCGGCGGGGCCGATGAATGTGGTTTCGCCGAACGCGGTGACGAATCGCACATTTACCAAGACGCTGGGCAAGGTCATCCGTCGTCCGACGATCATCCCCGCGCCGCGCTTCGCGTTGCACCTGGCGTTCGGCGACATGGCGGACGATGCGATGTTCGCCAGCGCCCGCGTACAGCCGGCGGTGCTCGAGCGGACGGGGTACGAGTTTGCACAGCCGGAGCTGGAAGCGGCGCTGCGTCATCTGCTTGGACGGTGA
- a CDS encoding TspO/MBR family protein, translating into MLRATVGLICWIALSLLAGVVGGVATGREAGAFYRELELPPFAPPGWVFGPVWTLLYLLMGVAVWLVWKPSGFAKARLPLSLFGVQLVLNALWSWIFFAWWQPGWALVEIVVLWLAIVATTIAFWRVRPTSGALLLPYLAWVSFAVVLNAAIWWLNA; encoded by the coding sequence ATGCTTCGCGCGACCGTCGGGCTGATCTGCTGGATTGCGCTGTCACTGCTGGCCGGCGTGGTGGGCGGCGTGGCGACGGGGCGCGAGGCGGGGGCGTTTTATCGTGAGCTTGAGTTGCCGCCGTTCGCGCCGCCGGGGTGGGTGTTCGGACCGGTGTGGACGCTGCTGTACCTGCTGATGGGTGTCGCGGTGTGGCTGGTCTGGAAGCCGAGCGGCTTTGCGAAGGCGCGGTTGCCGCTGTCGCTGTTCGGCGTTCAGCTTGTGTTGAACGCGCTGTGGTCGTGGATCTTTTTCGCATGGTGGCAGCCGGGCTGGGCGCTGGTAGAAATTGTCGTGTTGTGGCTGGCGATTGTGGCGACGACGATCGCGTTCTGGCGCGTTCGGCCGACGTCAGGGGCGTTGCTGCTGCCGTACCTGGCATGGGTAAGTTTCGCTGTAGTGCTCAACGCGGCGATCTGGTGGCTGAACGCTTGA
- a CDS encoding NmrA/HSCARG family protein, producing MHATANQKPRVLVTGATGQQGGAVTRHLLKRNFEVRALTRDPNKAAARSLTEQGVDVVQGDLNDRASVDNAINGVQGVFSVQSFWEVGFDGEVMQGKQLADAAKEANVEHFVYSSVGSAQHDTGIPHFDSKWQIEQHIREIGLPCTILRPVFFMDNWQMPMLRDMIFGGQLLQPLSPDTSLQQIAVDDIGAFAAMAFDDRDAWLGREVDLAGDELTMNDLVATFSRVIGRPVTYQQVPWDAFEQQMGPEYTVMYRWFEQVGYSADISALRQTHSGLKTLERFLSENNWQRAAA from the coding sequence ATGCATGCAACAGCGAACCAGAAGCCTCGCGTTCTCGTGACCGGTGCGACCGGCCAACAGGGCGGCGCGGTGACACGCCACTTGCTCAAGCGCAACTTTGAGGTCCGTGCGCTGACACGTGATCCAAACAAGGCGGCGGCGCGGTCGCTCACCGAGCAGGGCGTGGATGTCGTACAGGGGGATCTGAACGATCGCGCGTCGGTCGATAACGCAATCAACGGCGTTCAAGGCGTCTTCTCGGTGCAGAGTTTCTGGGAGGTCGGCTTCGATGGCGAAGTGATGCAGGGCAAGCAGCTTGCCGACGCCGCGAAGGAAGCAAACGTGGAACACTTCGTCTACAGCTCGGTCGGCAGCGCACAACATGATACGGGCATCCCCCACTTTGACAGCAAGTGGCAGATCGAACAACACATTCGCGAGATTGGTTTGCCCTGCACCATCCTTCGCCCCGTGTTCTTCATGGACAACTGGCAGATGCCGATGCTGCGCGACATGATCTTCGGCGGCCAACTCCTGCAACCGTTGAGCCCCGACACATCGTTGCAGCAGATCGCGGTGGACGACATCGGCGCGTTTGCCGCGATGGCGTTTGACGATCGCGATGCCTGGCTCGGCCGAGAGGTCGACCTGGCCGGCGACGAGCTGACGATGAACGATCTGGTCGCCACGTTCAGCCGCGTGATCGGCCGACCGGTGACGTATCAGCAAGTGCCCTGGGACGCGTTCGAGCAGCAGATGGGACCGGAATATACAGTCATGTACCGCTGGTTTGAACAGGTGGGCTATTCCGCCGACATCTCCGCGCTGCGACAGACGCATTCAGGGTTGAAGACGCTGGAGCGATTTCTGTCCGAGAACAACTGGCAGCGCGCCGCAGCATGA
- a CDS encoding Gfo/Idh/MocA family protein → MSSHKRYVVVGTGGRCRMFIDAIYQAPFSEHADLVGLCDISQTRMDFWNRHITGELGGENLPTYHADDFDKMIAELKPDVVIVTTVDSLHHNYIIRAMELGCDVVSEKPMTTDEVKAKAIFDAIERTGQNLRVTFNYRYQTAISKMREIIASGAIGTPTHVDFQWYLDTSHGADYFRRWHREMDKSGGLLVHKSTHHFDLVNFLIDDYADTVFAMGDLKFYGKENAEARGEKYSYQRYTGNVTKEQDPFALDLTADERSKGLYFDAEKDSGYIRDRNVFGDAPPVDIYDTHAVLVRYRNGVVLNYSMYAYCPWEGERITVNGTKGTLEYFSRGQGHVIRGQSDDELADEQYAGEKYMRLQKMFQPPESIEIPPAKGGHGGGDAKILERIFLPDLPPDPLKRDATHIDGAASILVGVAGNRSIATGQPVRLDDLLPLPPKASGAQASDVASLAGTAK, encoded by the coding sequence ATGTCGTCACATAAGCGGTACGTTGTGGTGGGAACTGGTGGGCGTTGCCGGATGTTTATTGACGCCATCTATCAAGCGCCCTTCAGCGAGCATGCGGACCTTGTCGGGCTGTGCGACATCAGCCAGACGCGCATGGATTTCTGGAACCGCCACATCACCGGCGAACTCGGCGGCGAAAACCTGCCGACCTATCACGCCGACGACTTCGACAAAATGATCGCCGAGTTGAAGCCCGACGTGGTCATCGTCACCACCGTCGACTCGCTGCACCACAATTACATCATCCGCGCCATGGAACTGGGCTGCGACGTCGTCAGCGAAAAGCCCATGACCACCGACGAGGTCAAGGCTAAAGCCATCTTCGACGCCATCGAACGCACCGGCCAGAACCTGCGCGTCACCTTCAACTACCGCTACCAGACCGCCATCTCCAAGATGCGCGAAATCATCGCCAGCGGCGCGATCGGCACGCCCACCCATGTCGACTTCCAGTGGTACCTCGACACCAGCCACGGTGCCGACTACTTCCGCCGATGGCATCGCGAGATGGACAAGTCCGGCGGCCTGCTCGTCCACAAGTCCACCCACCACTTCGACCTGGTCAACTTCCTGATCGATGACTACGCCGACACCGTCTTCGCCATGGGCGACCTCAAGTTCTACGGCAAGGAAAATGCCGAAGCTCGCGGCGAAAAATACAGCTACCAACGCTACACCGGCAACGTCACCAAGGAACAGGACCCATTCGCGTTGGACCTGACCGCCGACGAGCGATCCAAAGGCCTCTACTTCGACGCGGAAAAAGACTCCGGCTACATCCGCGACCGAAACGTCTTCGGCGACGCCCCCCCGGTCGATATTTACGACACGCACGCCGTGCTCGTCCGCTATCGCAACGGCGTCGTCCTCAACTACTCGATGTATGCCTACTGCCCATGGGAAGGTGAACGCATCACCGTCAACGGCACGAAGGGCACGCTTGAGTACTTCTCCCGCGGCCAGGGCCACGTCATCCGCGGCCAGTCCGACGACGAGCTCGCCGACGAGCAGTACGCCGGCGAAAAGTACATGCGCCTCCAGAAAATGTTCCAGCCCCCCGAGTCGATCGAGATTCCCCCAGCCAAGGGCGGGCACGGCGGCGGCGATGCGAAGATCCTCGAACGCATCTTCCTGCCCGACCTCCCGCCAGATCCACTGAAACGCGACGCCACGCACATCGACGGCGCGGCGTCGATCCTCGTCGGCGTGGCGGGCAACCGCTCCATCGCCACCGGCCAGCCGGTGCGCCTCGACGACCTGCTCCCCCTGCCGCCGAAAGCCAGCGGCGCTCAAGCCAGCGATGTCGCCAGTCTTGCCGGCACCGCCAAATGA
- a CDS encoding sulfate adenylyltransferase, with protein MSQAGLIAPHGGTLVNRTTDDPAGLKAKAQGLPTVALSAADLSTVYRMADGTLSPLTGPMNQDVYERVLDTHTIEHNGKKLAWSIPLAFPVTGEQAGSLKAGQTVALTDPSGEVVALLDVQSVFEWDKPRYIKSVYGTDRTDHPGADMVLKNDADKSHLIGGELTALPQPKNPHFGQYVKTPNEVREILAGKGWDAAVAFQTRNPLHRAHEYALLYGLEELLRQGKNAGAVLNPLVGETKGDDVSAEIRMQTYETLIASGEFGEGDKDADLWAKVGGSILDRVLLLGLDIKMFYGGPSEAVMHAIYRQNMGYTHLIIGRKHADAPFHDGDAIWGDFDAQEIFENLPGELSIQPVKVGFAAYYESMGRVDLMENHKDEKPVFISGKQVRATLQKGEKVDERIMRPSTSEILAAAMKQTADA; from the coding sequence ATGTCGCAAGCTGGACTGATCGCGCCCCACGGCGGAACCCTCGTCAACCGCACCACCGATGACCCCGCGGGCCTCAAGGCCAAAGCGCAGGGGCTGCCCACCGTCGCGTTAAGCGCCGCAGACCTTTCCACCGTCTACCGCATGGCCGACGGCACGCTCAGCCCGCTGACCGGCCCGATGAATCAGGACGTCTACGAGCGCGTGCTGGATACGCACACGATCGAACACAACGGCAAGAAGCTTGCCTGGAGCATTCCGCTGGCCTTTCCCGTCACGGGCGAGCAGGCGGGGTCGCTGAAGGCAGGCCAGACCGTCGCATTGACCGACCCGTCGGGCGAAGTGGTCGCGCTGCTCGACGTGCAGAGTGTTTTCGAATGGGACAAGCCACGCTACATCAAGAGTGTCTACGGCACGGACCGCACGGACCATCCCGGCGCGGACATGGTGCTGAAGAACGACGCGGACAAGAGCCACCTGATCGGCGGTGAGTTGACTGCGCTGCCGCAGCCGAAGAACCCGCACTTTGGTCAGTATGTCAAGACGCCCAACGAGGTGCGCGAGATTCTCGCCGGCAAGGGCTGGGACGCCGCGGTCGCATTCCAGACGCGCAACCCGCTGCACCGGGCGCACGAGTACGCGTTGCTCTACGGCTTGGAAGAGCTGCTCCGCCAGGGCAAGAACGCCGGCGCGGTGCTCAACCCGCTCGTGGGTGAAACCAAGGGCGACGACGTTTCCGCAGAGATCCGCATGCAGACGTACGAAACACTGATCGCTTCGGGTGAGTTCGGCGAAGGCGACAAGGACGCGGACCTGTGGGCGAAGGTCGGCGGCTCGATCCTCGACCGCGTGCTGCTGTTGGGCCTGGACATCAAGATGTTCTACGGCGGGCCGAGCGAAGCGGTTATGCACGCGATCTATCGTCAGAACATGGGCTATACGCACCTGATCATCGGCCGTAAGCACGCGGACGCCCCGTTCCACGACGGCGACGCGATCTGGGGCGACTTCGATGCGCAGGAAATCTTTGAGAACCTGCCCGGCGAGCTGTCGATTCAGCCGGTGAAGGTCGGCTTCGCGGCATACTACGAGTCGATGGGCCGGGTCGACCTGATGGAAAATCACAAGGATGAGAAGCCGGTGTTCATCTCCGGCAAGCAGGTGCGTGCAACGCTTCAGAAGGGCGAAAAAGTGGACGAGCGCATTATGCGTCCGAGCACGAGCGAGATTCTCGCCGCCGCGATGAAGCAGACCGCCGACGCGTGA